Proteins from a single region of Anaerolineae bacterium:
- a CDS encoding carboxypeptidase M32, which translates to MEAKLNELKARLLEINDLQSAAALLSWDQETYMPAGGAPARARQLATLGRIAHEKLTDPALGELLDELQPYAESLPYDSDEASLIRVARRDYERAIRVPPSFVAELNSHTSAAFQAWAAARPANDFAMVRPYLEKTLELSRRYADFFPGYEHIADPLIDQADEGMKATTLRSLFAELREQLVPLVQAITAQPPADDSCLRRTFPEAQQLAFGLEVVRRIGYDFKRGRVDKTHHPFMTKFSLGDVRITTRFKENDLGEALFSMMHEAGHALYEQGIRAELEGTPLAMGTSAGVHESQSRLWENIVGRSYSFWRFFYPRLQAIFPEQLEGVSLETFYRAINKVERSLIRTAADEVTYNLHVMIRFDFELALLEGNLAVRELPEAWRARYQSDLGVTPPDDRDGVLQDMHWFIGTIGGMFQGYTLGNILSAQFFDAALRAHPEIPAEIERGEFGTLLGWLQQHIYQHGRKFTTAELVERVTGGPMRIEPYIRYLRAKYGELYSLRREGLA; encoded by the coding sequence TTGGAAGCCAAGCTGAATGAGCTGAAAGCTCGTCTTCTGGAGATCAATGACCTACAATCCGCCGCCGCGCTCCTAAGTTGGGATCAGGAGACCTATATGCCAGCGGGCGGCGCGCCGGCCCGCGCCCGTCAACTGGCCACCTTAGGGCGTATCGCCCACGAAAAGCTCACTGACCCGGCTTTGGGCGAATTGTTGGATGAATTGCAGCCGTACGCTGAAAGCCTACCCTACGATTCCGACGAGGCCAGCCTGATTCGCGTCGCGCGGCGCGATTATGAGCGGGCGATTCGGGTCCCTCCGTCGTTTGTGGCAGAGCTGAACAGCCATACGTCGGCTGCTTTTCAGGCCTGGGCTGCGGCCCGGCCGGCCAACGACTTCGCCATGGTGCGGCCGTACCTAGAGAAGACGCTCGAGCTGAGCCGTCGCTACGCCGACTTCTTCCCCGGCTATGAGCACATCGCCGACCCACTGATTGACCAAGCCGATGAGGGGATGAAGGCGACCACGCTTCGCAGCCTCTTCGCCGAACTGCGCGAGCAACTGGTGCCCCTCGTGCAGGCCATCACAGCGCAGCCGCCGGCCGACGACTCGTGCTTGCGCCGCACCTTTCCGGAGGCCCAGCAGTTAGCCTTCGGGCTTGAGGTCGTCCGGCGGATCGGCTACGATTTCAAGCGGGGGCGGGTGGACAAAACGCATCATCCGTTCATGACCAAGTTCTCGCTGGGCGACGTGCGGATCACCACTCGCTTCAAGGAGAACGACCTGGGCGAGGCCCTGTTCAGCATGATGCATGAGGCCGGCCATGCCCTATACGAACAGGGCATTCGTGCGGAGCTCGAGGGCACACCGTTGGCGATGGGGACTTCAGCCGGTGTTCACGAAAGCCAATCGCGCCTGTGGGAGAACATTGTGGGGCGCAGCTATAGTTTTTGGCGCTTCTTCTATCCACGGCTCCAGGCGATTTTCCCGGAGCAGTTGGAGGGTGTGTCGCTGGAGACGTTCTATCGCGCCATCAACAAGGTCGAACGGTCGCTCATCCGCACCGCTGCTGATGAGGTGACCTACAACCTGCACGTGATGATCCGCTTTGACTTCGAACTGGCTCTGCTCGAGGGGAACCTGGCCGTGCGCGAGCTGCCTGAGGCCTGGCGCGCGCGCTATCAGTCCGACCTCGGCGTCACCCCGCCAGACGATCGGGATGGGGTGTTGCAGGACATGCACTGGTTCATCGGCACGATCGGCGGGATGTTCCAGGGATACACGCTGGGCAACATCCTCAGCGCTCAGTTTTTCGATGCTGCGCTGCGCGCACACCCGGAGATCCCCGCTGAAATCGAGCGAGGCGAGTTCGGCACGTTACTCGGCTGGCTCCAACAGCACATCTACCAGCACGGGCGCAAATTCACCACCGCAGAGCTGGTGGAGCGCGTCACCGGCGGTCCTATGCGCATCGAGCCATACATTCGCTATCTGCGCGCTAAGTACGGGGAACTGTACAGCTTGCGCAGAGAAGGCTTGGCCTGA
- a CDS encoding UvrD-helicase domain-containing protein has protein sequence MDDFLASLNEQQRLAVTAGHGPVLVLAGPGSGKTRVLTHRIAWLVAWQRLDPWRIIAVTFTNKAAREMRGRVEQLLGADWHGLTLGTFHSICARILRREGHHLGIPSNFTIFDEEDQAKVIKQALKDLNLDDKRFPPSSVHAVISRAKNELILPEDYIPRTYWEEAVGRAYWRYQELLRASHALDFDDLLLQAVLLFRQVAEVRERYQERYKHILVDEFQDTNSAQYELVRLLSRRWRSVFVVGDEDQSIYRWRGADYRNVMRFREDFPDAQTILLEKNYRSTQIILDAANAVIACNSHRMPKRLHTDRTTGPRIAVYEASNESDEAAYVVSQIRRLTEAGEVALGDCAVMYRTNAQSRALEEVFVAAGMPYRLVGATRFYERREIKDLLAYLRLIYNPNDSLSLARIINVPPRKIGDQTLARLADWARELGLSQMEALRRLSEGEKGPFTAGARASLLSFFRMLQGWIQARPYLTPVQLLDRVLAESGYAEYVRDGTEEGEDRWANIQELRNVASQYSVSGTAADSEDEVDALGLFLQEIALVSDVDELPEKTDVPTLLTLHMAKGLEFSAVFITGLEEGLLPHSRSLDDPEELEEERRLFYVGITRAKEHLFLTYTLHRLAYGSNKIRERSRFLGDIPPSLMEGDYLRERQTAWRRKVTWDSNGWGPNVAWSPGQEAMSPTEEMRHPRFAPGDRVRHAQFGEGVVIHALLIRDEEEVTVAFEGRGIKRLLGSYLEKLAG, from the coding sequence ATGGATGATTTTCTCGCTTCACTGAATGAACAACAACGTCTTGCAGTGACGGCGGGCCATGGGCCTGTGCTAGTGTTGGCCGGCCCTGGCTCGGGCAAGACGCGCGTGCTCACCCACCGAATCGCCTGGTTGGTGGCCTGGCAGCGCCTCGACCCTTGGCGCATCATAGCCGTCACGTTCACCAACAAGGCCGCCCGCGAGATGCGCGGCCGCGTCGAGCAGCTCTTGGGAGCGGATTGGCATGGCCTGACTCTCGGCACGTTTCACTCGATCTGCGCCCGCATCTTGCGCCGCGAAGGTCATCATCTGGGCATTCCCTCCAACTTCACCATCTTCGACGAAGAGGATCAGGCCAAGGTGATTAAGCAGGCCCTAAAGGACCTGAATTTAGACGATAAACGATTTCCCCCATCTTCAGTGCATGCGGTCATCTCCAGAGCGAAGAACGAGCTGATCCTCCCTGAGGATTACATCCCACGCACCTACTGGGAGGAGGCGGTCGGCCGCGCGTATTGGCGTTATCAGGAGTTGCTGCGGGCTAGCCACGCGCTCGACTTCGACGATCTCCTGTTGCAGGCGGTCCTCCTCTTCCGCCAGGTGGCTGAGGTACGCGAGCGGTATCAGGAGCGCTATAAGCACATCTTGGTAGACGAGTTTCAGGACACCAACAGCGCCCAGTACGAGCTGGTGCGACTGCTATCCAGGCGATGGCGCAGCGTGTTCGTCGTAGGCGATGAAGACCAGTCCATCTACCGATGGCGAGGGGCTGACTACCGCAACGTCATGCGCTTTCGAGAAGACTTTCCGGATGCCCAAACGATCCTCCTAGAGAAGAACTATCGCTCGACTCAGATCATCCTGGACGCGGCCAACGCGGTGATCGCTTGCAATTCTCACCGCATGCCCAAGCGGCTGCACACAGATCGGACTACTGGCCCGCGCATCGCCGTGTACGAAGCGTCTAACGAAAGTGATGAGGCTGCCTACGTTGTCAGCCAGATTCGGCGCCTGACGGAGGCCGGTGAAGTCGCCCTCGGCGACTGTGCCGTGATGTATCGCACTAACGCGCAGTCTCGCGCGCTGGAAGAGGTGTTCGTGGCGGCCGGCATGCCGTATCGGCTGGTGGGGGCCACCCGCTTTTACGAGCGGCGCGAGATCAAGGACCTCCTAGCCTATCTGCGGCTGATCTATAATCCGAATGACAGCCTCAGCTTAGCCCGTATCATCAACGTGCCACCGCGCAAGATCGGCGACCAGACGCTCGCCCGGCTGGCCGATTGGGCGAGGGAGCTGGGCCTATCGCAGATGGAGGCGCTGAGGCGGCTGAGCGAAGGCGAGAAAGGCCCCTTTACGGCCGGGGCGCGAGCCTCGCTGCTGAGCTTTTTTCGCATGCTTCAGGGATGGATCCAGGCGCGGCCATACCTCACGCCGGTTCAGTTGCTCGATCGCGTCCTGGCTGAGTCAGGATACGCCGAGTACGTCCGCGATGGCACGGAGGAGGGAGAAGATCGTTGGGCCAACATCCAGGAGCTGCGCAACGTGGCGTCACAGTACAGCGTTTCGGGCACCGCTGCCGACAGCGAAGACGAAGTGGACGCGTTAGGTCTCTTTCTCCAGGAGATAGCCCTGGTCTCGGATGTCGATGAGCTGCCGGAGAAGACGGATGTGCCTACGCTGCTCACCCTGCACATGGCGAAGGGGCTAGAATTCAGCGCTGTGTTCATCACCGGCCTGGAGGAAGGGCTGCTGCCGCATTCGCGCTCGCTGGACGATCCAGAGGAACTGGAAGAGGAGCGACGGCTATTCTACGTGGGCATCACCCGTGCCAAAGAGCATCTCTTCTTAACGTATACTCTTCACCGTCTCGCCTATGGCTCCAACAAAATCAGAGAACGCTCTCGCTTCCTGGGCGACATCCCGCCTTCTCTGATGGAGGGAGATTATCTGCGCGAGCGCCAGACTGCTTGGCGCCGGAAGGTTACCTGGGACAGCAACGGTTGGGGGCCAAACGTGGCATGGTCGCCGGGACAAGAGGCCATGTCGCCGACCGAAGAGATGCGTCATCCTCGATTCGCGCCAGGTGATCGAGTGCGTCATGCGCAATTCGGGGAAGGGGTGGTCATCCACGCCCTGCTCATCAGAGATGAGGAGGAAGTCACCGTCGCTTTTGAGGGGCGAGGGATCAAGAGACTGCTGGGTTCATACTTGGAGAAGCTGGCGGGATAA
- the rph gene encoding ribonuclease PH produces the protein MYRPDGRAPDALRPVAFTLDYITYPEGSVLITCGATRVLCNVSVEEQVPAWLAGRGQGWITAEYALLPRSTHVRTPREDRGPSGRTQEIRRLIGRSLRAAVNLEALGERTLIVDCDVLQADGGTRTASITGGWVAVALTLSRLIARGLIGPDVFKTPVAAVSVGVVEGMPLLDLCYQEDAQAAVDCNVVMTGAGEYVEIQGTAEGKPFTRAMLDQLLSLAEMGIRQLLNAQRAALTAHPDGWRIPW, from the coding sequence ATGTACCGTCCTGATGGCCGTGCGCCCGATGCATTACGCCCCGTCGCTTTCACGCTGGATTACATCACCTATCCTGAGGGTTCTGTCCTCATCACCTGCGGGGCCACGCGCGTGCTTTGTAACGTCTCCGTCGAGGAGCAAGTGCCGGCCTGGCTTGCTGGCCGCGGCCAGGGGTGGATTACCGCCGAGTATGCACTGCTGCCGCGCTCGACCCATGTCCGCACTCCGCGCGAGGACCGTGGACCCTCTGGTCGCACGCAGGAGATTCGTCGGCTAATCGGTCGCTCCCTGCGTGCTGCTGTCAACCTGGAGGCCCTAGGGGAGCGCACACTGATCGTGGATTGCGACGTCCTACAGGCTGATGGCGGCACACGCACGGCCAGCATCACCGGCGGCTGGGTGGCGGTGGCGCTGACGCTCAGCCGGCTGATTGCGCGCGGCCTCATTGGCCCAGATGTTTTCAAAACGCCTGTAGCTGCTGTGAGCGTAGGCGTAGTAGAGGGCATGCCCTTGCTCGACCTGTGCTATCAGGAGGACGCGCAGGCCGCCGTGGATTGCAATGTGGTCATGACCGGAGCTGGCGAATACGTCGAAATCCAGGGGACGGCAGAAGGGAAGCCGTTCACGCGCGCCATGTTGGATCAATTGTTAAGCTTGGCCGAGATGGGCATTCGGCAACTGCTGAACGCCCAACGGGCGGCCTTGACGGCACATCCGGATGGATGGCGGATCCCCTGGTGA
- a CDS encoding ABC transporter ATP-binding protein/permease — translation MHVLKRLASYLGPYWPRLIVTSALILLYTGLNLLPPLFQRAIVDQVIGQRDLSRLAGWIVGLIGVYALAELVNFGDQYLRHILGERFILDLRVRLYDHLQRLSLGFFERTSTGELMSRVSNDVNALEQFITHGVILTAVDFLRLVGASVVLLALDWRLALVVLATVPAIAIGLRRFNQRSRPIYRRVRDRLGDINARLQDDLAGIRVVQAFGQEDAELERFRRVSEGYYHERVRAIRTWSTFFPALDFVSALSGAAMLGVGAAMVVAGQMSLGTLVAFLSYVQSFYDPIRRLTEVDNTFQQAIAAGERIFELMDEVPGIQDAPDAVELENVRGEVVFEDVHFHYGDGNEVLHDIDFRIAPGEVVALVGPSGAGKTSIANLLCRFYDPAHGRILIDGHDLRKIRLRSLRRHIAVVLQDTFLFNGTVRENLIYGKPDATEEEMIAAAKTAYAHEFIMSLPNGYDTEIGERGMKLSGGQRQRLALARAILTNPRILILDEATSSVDAEAEYLIQQALEETLKGRTALVIAHRLSTIRNADKIIALENGRIREIGHHRELLSRCGLYSQLYQRQLELATADDGR, via the coding sequence ATGCATGTCCTAAAGCGTCTCGCCAGCTATCTTGGCCCGTATTGGCCTCGATTGATCGTGACCAGCGCGCTGATCCTGCTCTACACAGGCCTGAATCTGCTACCGCCCCTCTTCCAACGGGCCATCGTGGACCAAGTCATCGGTCAGCGTGACCTGTCGCGTCTAGCTGGATGGATCGTCGGGTTGATCGGCGTCTATGCGCTGGCCGAGCTGGTGAACTTCGGCGACCAGTATCTGCGCCATATCCTAGGCGAGCGGTTCATCCTCGACTTGCGCGTGCGCCTCTATGATCACCTCCAGCGCCTCTCGCTCGGATTCTTTGAGCGCACCTCCACGGGCGAGCTGATGTCGCGCGTGAGCAATGATGTTAACGCGCTGGAGCAGTTCATCACCCACGGAGTGATCCTCACCGCCGTAGATTTCCTCCGTTTGGTTGGCGCCTCAGTGGTGCTGTTGGCGCTGGACTGGCGGCTGGCGTTGGTCGTGCTCGCCACCGTGCCAGCAATCGCCATCGGCTTGCGCCGCTTTAACCAACGCTCGCGCCCCATTTACCGCCGCGTCCGCGATCGGCTGGGCGATATCAACGCCCGCCTACAGGATGATCTGGCCGGTATTCGTGTGGTCCAGGCCTTTGGACAAGAGGATGCCGAGCTAGAACGCTTCCGCCGCGTCAGTGAGGGGTATTACCACGAACGTGTGCGGGCGATCCGCACTTGGTCTACCTTTTTCCCAGCCCTCGATTTCGTCTCGGCCCTCAGCGGCGCGGCCATGCTAGGAGTGGGCGCGGCCATGGTCGTTGCTGGCCAGATGTCGTTGGGAACCTTAGTCGCCTTCCTATCGTATGTTCAGTCCTTCTACGATCCCATCCGTCGCTTGACAGAGGTGGACAACACCTTCCAACAGGCCATCGCCGCTGGAGAGCGCATCTTCGAGCTCATGGACGAGGTGCCGGGGATCCAGGACGCGCCCGATGCCGTGGAGCTGGAGAATGTCCGGGGAGAGGTAGTGTTCGAGGACGTGCATTTCCACTACGGCGATGGCAATGAGGTGCTGCACGACATTGACTTCCGCATTGCCCCCGGTGAGGTAGTGGCGCTGGTCGGTCCCAGCGGGGCGGGCAAGACCAGCATTGCCAACCTGTTATGTCGTTTCTACGACCCTGCCCACGGCCGCATCCTGATTGATGGCCATGACTTGCGGAAGATCCGGCTCCGATCGTTGCGGCGACACATCGCCGTGGTCCTACAGGACACCTTCCTGTTCAATGGCACGGTACGCGAGAACCTGATCTATGGCAAACCCGACGCCACTGAGGAGGAGATGATCGCCGCAGCCAAGACAGCTTACGCGCATGAGTTCATTATGAGCCTACCCAACGGCTACGACACCGAGATCGGCGAGCGCGGCATGAAGCTGAGCGGTGGCCAGCGCCAACGTCTAGCGTTGGCGCGCGCCATTCTAACCAACCCTCGCATCCTTATCCTCGACGAGGCAACCTCATCGGTGGATGCTGAGGCAGAGTATTTGATCCAGCAGGCGCTGGAGGAGACGCTAAAAGGGCGCACCGCGTTAGTGATCGCCCACCGGCTGAGCACAATCCGCAATGCTGACAAGATCATCGCGCTGGAAAACGGCCGCATCCGAGAGATCGGCCACCACCGCGAGTTGCTGAGCCGCTGTGGGCTGTATAGCCAGCTTTACCAGCGACAGCTTGAACTCGCCACGGCGGACGATGGACGGTAG
- a CDS encoding glycosyl hydrolase: MMDDELRRGFVEPPIAARPWVRWWWFGNVVTREEIERELAFIARAGWGGVELQCVYAWPDALPGPDMLSEAWFDLVDYAIERAAAHGLGFDLTFGSGWPFGGPHIPPEAQALTLRAVTQLAHGPDRFRLDIPLAPGERVIAWRTAPVLREGNPPVIAWEQALDLESSAWDVPCGTWAVTVIIQTYTYQRVKRAAPGGEGFVHDHLSRRGLDAHLAAWGEGLRHHLSHRLGRKLRALFCDSWEVQGPYWTADFLGEFQRRRGYELRPFLPLLLGHWRLPAEAEWLADVRYDYRKTVAELTIERFYQPFTEWCRAHGLLARVQAHGAPTDWLRAYGMADFPETEAILIPLEATRLAASAARLYGRAQVTSESFTCPYGWPAVKMFAERPDDLKAIADGQFACGLQQVVYHGYAYSPPEVGTTPGWHFYASSHLNHTIPWREHLADFNAYLTRVSFLLQQGIAVTDLALYLPVHDRWRDATALGPSGAEADMFQWPDARDVPTPPVEIAGYTFDWVNDEALARMTVADGRLSLERQIYHAVVLDRVRYLPLATAERLAALVEAGVPLILLGEPPRHVPGYLENPSLSARLRELWDILLRRTDRPVYRSIKAYREAGGLPPDLEVTGQEERATRAIWWAHRRVAETDIYFIPHPKVTQLRYPLPYHDSHQRPQTPLTLELSFRITGRVPQLWDPETGSQYALSAQDDGMRTQVRLTFAPNQAHVVIFPPAGTPAPTEAYPMPGTRPLPIVGPWQITFPDGTVERWRKLRDWRHDPRLRDFAGTLIYRAKVDLPTAVLIGPIFLDLGLVEVIAEVWVNRTKAGVRLWSPYWVRVDSWLRPGDNEIEVRVTNLLYNAVQGQRERAGGALPIPGLQPHEWKRIQQQGLVDSPSERRPSGLLGPVQLWLQT, from the coding sequence ATGATGGACGATGAACTGCGCCGAGGATTCGTAGAGCCGCCTATAGCGGCGCGGCCGTGGGTGCGCTGGTGGTGGTTTGGCAACGTTGTCACTCGAGAGGAGATCGAACGCGAGCTGGCGTTTATCGCCCGCGCCGGCTGGGGCGGCGTTGAACTGCAATGTGTGTACGCCTGGCCAGATGCGCTGCCCGGCCCTGACATGCTCAGCGAGGCCTGGTTTGACCTGGTAGATTATGCCATCGAGCGTGCCGCCGCGCATGGTTTGGGGTTTGACCTGACCTTCGGCAGCGGCTGGCCATTCGGTGGCCCGCACATCCCGCCGGAAGCGCAAGCTCTCACCCTTCGCGCTGTGACCCAACTAGCGCATGGGCCGGACCGATTTCGTCTGGACATACCGTTGGCTCCCGGCGAGCGCGTGATCGCCTGGCGGACAGCGCCGGTGCTGAGAGAAGGGAACCCACCTGTCATCGCCTGGGAACAAGCCCTTGACCTAGAGTCATCCGCCTGGGATGTGCCCTGTGGCACATGGGCGGTGACGGTGATCATCCAAACGTACACCTATCAACGAGTGAAGCGAGCCGCGCCCGGAGGCGAGGGCTTCGTGCACGACCACCTCAGCCGGCGCGGGTTGGACGCGCATCTTGCCGCCTGGGGGGAAGGCCTGCGCCACCACTTAAGCCATCGCCTGGGCCGCAAGCTACGCGCTCTGTTTTGCGATAGCTGGGAGGTACAGGGCCCTTATTGGACCGCCGATTTCCTAGGTGAGTTCCAGCGCCGCCGCGGGTACGAGCTGCGACCCTTTCTGCCGCTCCTCTTAGGCCATTGGCGTCTCCCAGCTGAAGCGGAGTGGCTAGCCGATGTGCGCTACGATTATCGGAAGACGGTCGCTGAGCTCACCATAGAGCGCTTTTACCAACCCTTCACTGAATGGTGCCGAGCTCATGGATTGCTAGCTCGCGTCCAAGCTCACGGCGCGCCCACCGACTGGTTGCGGGCCTACGGCATGGCCGATTTCCCGGAGACTGAGGCGATCCTCATCCCTCTCGAGGCGACACGTCTAGCCGCATCGGCGGCACGGCTGTATGGACGAGCGCAAGTCACCAGTGAAAGCTTCACCTGTCCATACGGGTGGCCTGCAGTTAAAATGTTCGCCGAGCGCCCAGACGATCTCAAAGCCATTGCTGACGGCCAGTTCGCCTGTGGTCTGCAACAGGTGGTGTATCATGGGTACGCCTATTCCCCGCCGGAGGTAGGTACCACGCCTGGTTGGCACTTCTACGCCTCTAGTCACCTTAATCACACGATCCCCTGGCGTGAGCACTTAGCTGACTTTAACGCGTACCTCACCCGCGTCAGCTTCCTGTTACAGCAAGGGATTGCCGTCACTGATCTGGCGTTGTATTTGCCGGTGCACGATCGCTGGCGGGATGCGACGGCTCTCGGCCCATCTGGGGCCGAAGCGGACATGTTTCAGTGGCCTGATGCCAGAGATGTGCCCACGCCGCCAGTTGAGATCGCCGGCTATACGTTCGATTGGGTGAACGATGAAGCGCTAGCGCGCATGACCGTGGCTGACGGGCGATTGTCTCTGGAACGGCAAATATACCACGCTGTAGTCCTGGATCGCGTGCGCTATCTACCATTGGCGACGGCCGAGCGGCTCGCCGCGCTGGTCGAGGCTGGTGTGCCATTGATCCTCCTGGGTGAGCCACCGCGCCACGTCCCAGGATACCTGGAGAATCCGTCGCTCAGCGCCCGGCTACGTGAGCTGTGGGACATCTTGCTGCGGCGGACCGACCGGCCGGTGTACCGCAGTATAAAGGCTTACCGGGAGGCTGGCGGCCTGCCTCCCGACCTTGAGGTGACCGGGCAAGAAGAAAGGGCTACAAGAGCTATCTGGTGGGCCCATCGCCGTGTGGCTGAGACGGACATCTACTTCATACCTCATCCGAAGGTGACCCAATTGCGCTATCCATTGCCCTATCACGATAGCCATCAGCGTCCCCAAACGCCGCTCACGCTGGAACTGAGTTTCCGTATCACAGGGCGAGTCCCTCAGCTCTGGGACCCCGAGACTGGAAGCCAGTATGCGCTGTCAGCTCAGGACGATGGAATGCGCACGCAAGTGCGTCTAACTTTCGCGCCAAACCAGGCGCACGTGGTGATCTTCCCGCCGGCGGGCACGCCTGCTCCGACAGAGGCATACCCGATGCCGGGCACGCGCCCGTTGCCTATCGTCGGCCCATGGCAAATCACGTTTCCTGACGGTACCGTCGAGCGCTGGCGCAAGCTGCGCGACTGGCGTCATGATCCCCGATTGCGCGATTTCGCCGGGACCCTCATCTATCGAGCGAAGGTGGATTTGCCCACGGCGGTGCTGATCGGGCCGATCTTCCTGGACTTAGGGCTAGTGGAGGTGATCGCTGAGGTCTGGGTGAATCGGACAAAAGCAGGCGTTCGGCTGTGGTCTCCTTACTGGGTACGCGTAGACTCATGGCTGCGTCCGGGCGACAATGAGATTGAAGTGCGGGTGACCAATCTGCTCTATAACGCAGTCCAGGGGCAGCGCGAGCGGGCTGGAGGAGCCCTGCCCATCCCGGGGCTGCAGCCCCATGAGTGGAAAAGGATACAGCAACAAGGGCTTGTGGACTCGCCTTCAGAGCGCCGTCCCTCCGGATTATTGGGGCCGGTACAGCTCTGGCTACAAACATAA
- a CDS encoding histone deacetylase, translating into MNGHGRAEENGERAHRASAYVYNPSEQEHDWPGHPESHRRITAISQALQRDGILERFLSVEATPITLERLTLVHSPAHVRRMESYASRGGGYIDSDTYAQPCSYQAALDAAGGVVNLVEAVLSGRVRNGFALIRPPGHHAGPQQAEGFCLFNNIAIAARVAQREWQLDRILIVDFDAHHGNGTQEVFYDDPGVLYFSIHQFPLYPGTGHWEEIGIGAGQGFTVNVPLAPGVGDAGYRRVFDEVLLPIAERYRPQLILVSAGYDAHWADPLANMRLSIAGYATIVRRLLDLAALWCQGRIVMVLEGGYHLEALAHGVLTTLRLLEDPQAPASDPLGPSPYPERPVDDLLRPIREIHRLS; encoded by the coding sequence ATGAATGGACACGGAAGAGCAGAGGAAAATGGCGAGCGAGCCCATCGGGCTTCTGCATACGTGTACAACCCTTCGGAGCAGGAGCACGACTGGCCCGGCCATCCGGAGTCTCATCGGCGCATCACGGCGATCAGCCAGGCGCTCCAACGAGACGGCATCCTAGAGCGGTTTCTCTCCGTCGAGGCGACGCCCATCACTTTGGAGCGGCTGACCCTGGTGCACTCCCCTGCCCACGTACGGCGGATGGAATCTTATGCCAGCCGAGGCGGCGGTTACATAGACTCAGATACTTACGCCCAGCCCTGTTCCTATCAGGCTGCCCTGGATGCGGCCGGGGGAGTGGTCAACCTGGTAGAGGCGGTGCTGTCCGGCCGCGTGCGCAACGGCTTCGCCTTAATCCGCCCACCTGGCCATCACGCAGGCCCCCAACAGGCCGAGGGATTCTGCCTGTTCAACAACATCGCGATCGCTGCTCGCGTCGCCCAGCGGGAGTGGCAATTGGATCGCATCCTGATCGTGGACTTCGACGCACATCATGGGAATGGCACTCAGGAGGTGTTTTACGACGATCCGGGCGTCCTCTACTTCTCCATCCATCAATTTCCTCTTTATCCCGGTACGGGGCACTGGGAAGAGATCGGTATCGGGGCCGGCCAGGGTTTCACGGTGAACGTCCCTCTAGCGCCCGGCGTCGGCGATGCAGGCTACCGTCGCGTCTTCGACGAGGTGCTGTTGCCCATCGCTGAGCGGTACCGTCCTCAATTGATCCTGGTGTCCGCTGGTTATGACGCCCACTGGGCCGATCCACTGGCCAATATGCGGCTCTCCATCGCTGGCTATGCCACCATCGTTCGGCGCCTGTTGGACCTGGCCGCGCTGTGGTGTCAAGGGAGGATCGTGATGGTGCTGGAGGGCGGATATCATCTGGAAGCGCTGGCTCATGGTGTCCTCACCACTCTTCGGCTGCTCGAGGATCCCCAAGCTCCTGCCAGCGATCCACTGGGGCCATCTCCCTATCCGGAACGTCCTGTGGACGACCTCTTGCGACCTATTCGAGAGATCCATCGGCTATCCTGA
- the ndk gene encoding nucleoside-diphosphate kinase produces MERTLVLIKPDGVQRGLVGAIIERLERRGLRIVGLKLVQVSEELARKHYAVHEGKPFFEGLIRYITSAPVVAMVLEGRNAIEITRATMGMTNPAQAAPGTIRADFALEIGRNLVHGSDGPETAQAEIALWFKPEELVSYSRDIDRWIFE; encoded by the coding sequence GTGGAACGTACACTGGTGCTCATCAAACCGGATGGGGTTCAGCGAGGGCTAGTGGGGGCCATCATTGAGCGGCTCGAGCGCCGCGGCCTGCGCATTGTGGGGCTGAAGCTGGTCCAAGTCAGCGAGGAGCTGGCTCGCAAGCATTATGCGGTTCACGAAGGCAAGCCGTTTTTCGAGGGCCTGATCCGTTACATTACCTCGGCTCCGGTGGTGGCCATGGTGCTGGAAGGGCGTAACGCGATCGAGATTACCCGCGCTACTATGGGCATGACCAATCCGGCCCAAGCTGCGCCGGGCACGATCCGTGCTGACTTCGCATTAGAGATCGGGCGCAATCTAGTGCACGGCTCCGATGGCCCTGAGACCGCCCAGGCGGAGATCGCGCTCTGGTTTAAGCCTGAAGAGCTGGTCAGCTACTCACGAGATATAGACCGGTGGATCTTCGAGTAA